The following coding sequences are from one Nilaparvata lugens isolate BPH chromosome 4, ASM1435652v1, whole genome shotgun sequence window:
- the LOC120350821 gene encoding insulin-degrading enzyme-like has product MGIRPKAPIISESRDHTSANYIMQIENSYHKSSCVETYYQCSLQSTESNVLAELFAQIISVSANNTLRTQEQLGYIVWSGVRRASGVQGIRFIVQSERHPAYVDSRIEAFLVSAGEDLRRMDQEEFDRHKEALAAQRLEKPKKLIVQTGRYWSEIAMQQYNFDRANIEVDYLRNKVTKDDVIKFYDELLSANSSKRHKLAIHVLSKAEGGAGTIEDGEKTASNGDGQTDPNAEIIEDLIEFKSSQCLFPLVQPFLQVGLRFRSTKAKL; this is encoded by the exons ATGGGAATCCGCCCTAAAGCTCCAATTATAAGTGAGAGCAGAGATCACACAA GTGCTAACTACATAATGCAGATTGAAAACAGTTACCATAAGAGCTCTTGCGTGGAGACGTACTACCAATGCAGCCTGCAGTCGACCGAGTCCAATGTGCTGGCTGAACTGTTTGCTCAGATCATTTCAGTGTCAGCCAACAACACTCTGCGTACTCAA GAGCAGTTGGGCTATATTGTTTGGAGTGGTGTGAGACGAGCAAGTGGAGTGCAAGGCATCCGGTTCATAGTGCAGTCGGAACGCCACCCAGCCTATGTGGACAGCAGAATTGAAGCATTCCTTGTATCTGCTGGG GAAGATCTACGTAGAATGGATCAAGAAGAGTTCGACAGACACAAAGAAGCATTGGCAGCTCAACGGTTAGAGAAACCGAAAAAACTCATCGTCCAAACAGGCCGCTACTGGAGTGAAATCGCGATGCAGCAGTACAACTTTGATAGAGCTAACATCGAAGTTGACTATCTACGCAACAAAGTAACAAAAGACGATGTTATCAAATTTTACGAC GAACTGCTAAGTGCAAACTCATCAAAAAGGCACAAGCTGGCAATTCACGTGTTATCTAAGGCGGAAGGCGGTGCTGGTACAATCGAAGATGGCGAGAAAACAGCTTCAAATGGTGACGGACAGACTGATCCGAATGCTGAGATCATAGAGGATTTGATTGAATTCAAGAGCAGTCAGTGCTTGTTCCCGCTGGTGCAGCCGTTCCTGCAAGTGGGACTCCGATTCCGCTCCACCAAAGCAAAGCTCTGA
- the LOC111058303 gene encoding vesicle transport through interaction with t-SNAREs homolog 1B has protein sequence MNNWEGRQRQVLQEGTSALERTADSLRRSERTALETEAIGATVVAELGQQRESLIRASNRLNNIDENMSRTRSILNAMTRNILTNKLILILIILSEVGILGCLLYIKLKK, from the coding sequence ATGAACAATTGGGAAGGCAGACAGCGACAGGTGCTGCAGGAAGGGACCTCTGCCCTGGAGAGGACGGCCGACAGTCTTCGTCGTTCGGAGAGAACTGCTCTTGAGACGGAAGCGATCGGAGCGACAGTAGTCGCCGAACTTGGTCAGCAGCGCGAGTCGCTCATCAGAGCCAGCAACCGGCTCAACAACATCGACGAGAACATGTCACGAACAAGGAGTATACTCAACGCCATGACCCGCAACATACTCACCAACAAACTCATCCTCATACTGATCATTCTCAGTGAGGTCGGCATTCTCGGCTGCCTACtttacatcaaattgaagaaatga